The DNA sequence CTAGTTTTACTTCAATTTACCATGCATCTCGTATCAGATAGTAATGTAGTCCAGTGGATTGTTTATCCGCGGCCCGACAGTATACCCAATTGACTGACCACGACCCTGGTACAGAAGGCTTCGTCTGACGTGCAGACTATATAATGGGACTAAAGCACCCACCAGAATGATATCCTACTTCTCACGGTTAGTCATATTCTAGTTTTACACTgaagcggagaaaaggagcCCACACCCCTGGTACGTGCAGCTGGGTCATAGAAATGGCCGAGCTTAAGTCCTGGATTGAGTGTTAGAAGCTAAGCAGGAAGAATCGAACATACTTTGGTTGCACGGCTATCCAGGCGCTGGAAAGTCGACAGTAGCATTGCTTTAGCGGAAGAGCTTCCAGCTATATCTTGGTCTACCAACGAAAATAGGCTTCTCACGTATTTATCTTGTGAGTCCGCCTCTGCAAGCTAACGGACAGCAAATACCTTATTACGAGGCGTTCTCTACGAAACGATCAGCTAGTATCCGACATATTAAGCTTATATCGTGTTATTGGCGCTTTGGATGAATGTGAGCTAGAGTCACAAGATATGTGACTTGGTCGAATTCACCAAACGTTTAAATACGAACCATCCATGCGTGTTTATACCTACTATGGGTCAACTAAGCATGGATCTACTAGATGGACCCGCTGTACCAGAGATCCGATAGAAAGCATGCATTGACTATCCTTACCCCTGTGAGCTACATTACTTGCAGTGGGGAGACGCATGGACCCTATGTATAGACAAGTCAATCCGTACTTTCCTGATCCCGAAGAAACGGGGTGATCTGTCATGCACCATGTCAATCTCCGTACCCACATCGTGCCTCTCAGAAACGATGCACATGTGCAACATATGCGCTTGTCAGTGTGGGTTTGGGTATGGTTCCACACCTAATTTAGTCCTTCGGTGGGAAACAAGAGGCTAAGATTCGTTGACTATTGGTCATGCTCTTATTTACAGGAGCTTTTCTTGAAACTGCTGGTATTCCTTATTTACTTACCTGATGGCAACTTGGTGTGTTATATACTCGTAATATACTCTTTCATGCTCGCATGTGTTCGAccatcttctttctggctTCCTCCGCCTGCTCCTGTATATCCAGATCCCACAGCCAGCGAAGGCGTTGGTTCCACGTGTCCTTGagtttctcttcatcatcacctACACCATCCAAGCACAAACAGAGGAGGTACGCATTTTCCTTGCTACTAGTAACCACCCTCTGGCTTCGCGGTCGTCGGACCTCATCATACGCCTTGAACGCAGCTACAACATCCTCTGGCTTAGTAACACGTGCATCTCCGAGGAGCTCAGCAAGAACATGCGCATCTTCGATAGCCTGTCCGGCACCAGCGCCCTGATGCGGTGTAGAGGCATGTGCGGCGTCTCCAAGGATGGCAACCTTAGACCGGGAGTACGTGGAGATATGCGGATGCTCGAAAATCGCCCATTGAGAGGGGTCGGGCATGCGCTAAGTGGACCAAGTTAGCTGATTCTCAGTCAGAATGGACTAGGACTTGTTTCCATACCTCAATGAGGGCATTCACGTATCTGCCCATATTACTGGCATCCTGTCGcatctcttccctcttgGCCGGCCGAACCCAGGTGTCACAATCCCATTTCTCACTCAAGATATATAAGCCGAAATTTACTTTCTTGGCCCGCATGATCGGATATGAGATACCGTATGCCCCGTTGCCGACATACATGGTGGACACCCTCGCACGTTGCTCGCCGACAGCCTCCACCATCTCGTCCATGTCCAGCACAGCGCGATACCCGTACATTCCACTGTACTGGGGCTGTTTCTCCCTGGACTCTTCTGGCAGCATCGACTCCTTCACTTTGGATTTAATACCATCACACCCAACGACGACATCAGCGACGGCTGTCGTGCCATCATCAAATCGCAAGGACACACCCTCAGCTGTCTCTTCGAGACTGTCAAGCCGTTTCCCGAATTGCACAATCTCGGGAGGAATTAGATTCACTAGTGCATCGAGAAAGTCCGCTCGGCGCAACGTTGTCTGCCCGGACGGAAGCGCCTTCAGGTTCATCAGCGTCTCACCCTCACGGTCGCCGCTGGCCCATACGATCTCAAACCATGTTTGGCGGAAGTGCTCGAAGCCAGGGCTATCTGCGTGAGTGGTGACGAGAGAGTCATAGATTTCTCGGATTTGCGGGTCAATGAGGGGCATAGCACGGTGAGCGGCAGGGCCAATCGACAAGCCAAGCCCGATCTCAGCGAAGGCGGACGCCGCTTCGTAGATCTGGACGGGCACTTTGCGTCGTAGGAGACCGGCGGCAAGCACCAGGCCACCAATCCCACCGCCGACAATAGTGACGGTAAAATCCTTGCTTGATTCCACGCTGCCCATTTTGGACTCGAAGTCAAAAATATTTCAAattcttttacttttttccttttctttttcgcgATCCAGTTCAGGAAATGATCGTTAAGCTTTTGTCTGAGACTATCACACAGGGAATGTGCGTCGAGATCAAGGTGCTCCTGCAGGCTAAGATACTGAAAAGGGCTATGTGGAGCGTGGGTCAGTCACAGTCACAACTTAATAAACGTACGCAGGCCCAGGACGTGGCATGATTTGGGCCATCGCTTGTAGCGATCATTTACCTTAGTAATTCCAATCAAAATACGCTCAGCCAGCCTTGCATGTGCAATATAGCAGCGGAGATATCCGAAAGAGCCGGGAGGCGGGTGGTTGGGCCAGACTTAATATGTGCGTTATTAATGTGAACAGGGATCTGGGAGAGGAACTCCACGAGGGGCACAGCGATTCGCATGTTTGAAATAAGAGCGTCGTATCGGCCGATGCGCCATGACAGGGACCGGGTGGAGGTCAAAGTTCGACGGCGTCCCGGGCCGTGTGGGGTCGAAACAAAAGGACGAGATCCAACGCTGGAGTGTGAACCCGGTTCAGCTGAATTTGGATctatgtgtgtgtgtgacTGTGTGTGCCTAATCCTACGCTGGATGTAATTAATTAGAAATTCTTGTCGGTGTCAGCCAACATTCCTCCGCTGCAATGCAAGGGCAAGACACGTACACGTGCAAGGGGAGCCTCGGCAAAGCTTCTTACGGGACTTCGTGGTCATTCGACAGGGTATCCCTGTGTTCATACGAATCCTTGCCCTTGCTAGACtatgttattattattattttttttcttctttttttagttCGTTCTTGTTTGTGCTTCTCTGTCTTGgcaataaaaaaaatcatgGCCGTCTTCGCCCGATAAGCGCTCCCGATTCCCCTGTGACTGTCACCACAGATCATCATACCTCATGGAGAGGTCAACAGTACCATCCGATGACGGCGACGTCTCTAGAGCGACGATGGTCACTGTACCGACCATTGCCACGACTATAATTGCCCTAATCCTCACATTATTGCGACTATATGTGCGCCGGTACATGATTCGGATGTTGTCCTGGGATGACTGGTTCAATGTCTTTGCGATGGTGAATCTCGAGTTTACCTGAATGTACATACTCTTTATCCTTGGCTAACCCATTGTCGCACCAGCTGACCCAACTGGTTGTTCTGGGACTGGTTCTTGGAGCAACCTCATATGGTTTTGGACGACACGTTAAATACGTGGGCCATGACCATGCGACCTACAGCATGAAGCTCTTGCGGATATGCgaatttttattaattttcACAACTGTCTTCCTCAAGATTTCAATTAGTCTGTTTCTAAAGAGACTTTTGTAAGTACTGAAACTGGGATATTGACCACGAGCATGCTGTGGCTAACAGTTGTTGTCCTTAGCCTCACGAGCAAGAAATGGagggtcttcttctggtgCTTTATCGCCTTCAACACCATTACCAGCGTACTCGACGCCGCCGTTATATTTCCTCAATGTACCCCCGTGGAACTTAACTGGGATAAATCGGTGGAAGGACACTGTTGGTCGGCTAACGCTATCGATGCGATTGGAATCACCCAAGGAGGTACGACACCCACCCAATTGATCACGGTATAACCTGACACAAGATGTATAGCGATTGCTGCATCAACGGATTTTGCGTTGTCCATTCTGCCAATTGTTTTTCTATGGAACATCAAACTCCCTAAGCGAGTAAAGGTGGGCATATGCGGGATCATGGCCTTGGGGTTCGCGTGAGTAAATGATATTGAGAACAGAATATTTGGAAATCCATAGCTGACTGAATGGCGGGAATATCAGGAGCGGCGCTTTTGCAATTGCTCGCACTGTCCTTGTTCCTAGTTTGATGACAACAGAAGATCCAACTTGTGAGTATATTTCTTCTTACGTTCTGCTTCGTCCTTGTATAACTGAACAGAGGATTGATGGTATTATCTAGGGGATCTTGTTGACCTATTTATGTGGGCAGTGTAAGTTGTCACAGACTAACCGATACTCCACCAGCTTGCAAAAGAATAAAGTGATGCTGACTTGTCTTCTTCGCAGACTGGAAGCGACGTTTGGCATTATCGCTGCTGCCGCCCCCTCTGTCCGGCCACTCCTCGGCCATAACTCCGTGACTACAAACTATTATTCTCGTGACAAATCACATTCGCTACCACTCCGGACTACGCGCACCGGACGAACCTCGCGAATCGAATGGGGGCATACTGTATTTGATACTAGAAACGACCCAGACGAGAGAGATGACTTTGGTGGGGACAGTGAATCTCAACTTCGTCTTGATGACCGGGGTATTATGAAAACCACCTCCATTGAGGTAGTTACCACGCTAGGGCATACCGTGGAGAGTGACATGGATGGGAGACCAACTTCGGAGGAGAGTACCGAAAGGAGATACGTCTAGAACGCACAATAGATTTACGATACGATCTGAAATTGAAACATGACCACGGACCAATCTCAGGCACTCCAGTTAGTATAATGATGTACTCGGAGTAAACTGGACAGGATAATTTACGCCGTTGCCTGTTCTTGGCAATGTATGGTGGAGCATCAGGTAGTATCAGTGCTCCATCGGAACTGTATTGGCGGTCCAATAAGAAGAGCCAAGCAGTGCAAGCACTCCTCCTGATCAGTAATAAGCGTTGCTAACCCGTCTTAGCTCCGTGCCAGCTCGTGCACTAACAAACCCTAACCGCGAACCGTCTCCCTCTTAGTATCCGCGGAATGTTGCCCGTCCGCAAGTAAGCTTCCAAGAAGGGGCCGCGTTCGAAACCCAATAAAGTTGCTGCGTAGAGGTTTCTACCTGAGACAGGCGATTGATGAACCGGCGCTGCGGACCCCATGTCGCCGTGAACCTATGGCCGAGGTTACATCGATAATATTGTCATCATGCAGGGGTTGCTCTTCGCTTCGCTCGAATTTCATTTAGTATAAAAATAATCCCTGCAAGTAAGGTTTGAATGAATAATAGAATCTACAAACCAACAATGCGAGTATAAATCACATGTCCTGCAGctcatgaagaagaaatccttcCAATAGATTaactttgcttttttcccctcccctgTCAACGCCGGGTAAGCTCTCTGCAACTGGTTGCTCGTTTACCATGTCTGCAATGGAGCAGGAGGACAAGCATCCCTCGCCGGATGTGAGGATCGCAACTGGAAGCGATCAATCTTCAGAATATTCGAAAAGGAATGACAATGGCATTGTCCTCATTCCTCAACCGAGCGATGACCCGGAAGACCCTTTGGTATGTACTGACCTACCATATCGCGATGCGCCTCTCTAACAGTCCTCCAGAACTGGCCCATGCGCAAGAAAATTATCATATTCGCAAGTATCTGTCTGGCCGGTTTCGCGGGCCAGATGTCGCCTAATTCCAACCAACTCACCTTCGTCTACCAAATCCCAGCATACCACAAGACTCAAACCGACCTACTAAACTCGGTTGCGGCTGGTCTAGCAGGATGGGTCGCAGGTCCGTTTTTCATCATTCCTCTCGTGGCTGTCATCGGTCGCAGTTCAGTGGTACTCTGGAGTCTGGTGGCTATCTTCGCCTGCCAGATTTGGGCTGCCGAGATGACGGGTGCAAATGACTAtatctccttcaccattTCGCGACTCTTCTGTGGTACGTTTGGCGGTATTCCTGCTATCCTGGGTAGCGGTTACATCATGGATATGTTCTATCTGCATCAGCGGGGTAAGGCATTTGCCATCTTCGAAGTCCTTATTATCTTTGCTGTCGTCGGCGGTGGCACGCTGGGCGGTTTCATTGCGGAGCACAAGCCCTGGAACTATGTCTTTTGGTGGACTTTGGGCCCCGTGGGCGCGGCCGTCCTTGCtgtgttcttcttcgttgaagACACTACTTTTCCCCGGGACCCTTCAATGCCGAAGCGTGCTCCCCTTCCCAAGGGCTGGTTTGCCAATCGCATCGCCACCTTCTTGCCGGGTACTAAAACACAGCCATCGGGCAAGGGACGAGAATTCGTAAGCCTTCCCCAAGAACATCCAACTATGCCCTAGTTACCCAGATCCAATATAACTAACAGTACCCCCAGGTCCGCAAAGCAATCACCCCCCTCCAAATCACATTCACCCCCATCACACTCCTAACAGGAACCTACATCTTCATCGCCCTCGGCCTCCCCATCATGCAAGCCTCCACATTAGCAACCTACCTCGAACGCCCAGAAGAAGCAGGCGGATACGGGTTCTCCTCGCTCCAAAtggccttcttcaccatgaCAGCCTGGGTAGGAATCATCAGCGCCCAAGTCTacggcttcttcttcaacgacaaAACACCTCTCTGGCTCGCCCGTCGCCGCGGCGGAACCTGGCACACAGAGTACCGACTCGCAAACACCATCTTACCGAGCATCATCCTCCCCATCGGCCTCGGGATCTACGGCGCCGGCCTCGAATATCACCTCCATTTCATGGTTTTGGCGCTGGGTTCGTTCCTCATCTGGTTCGGGGCCCTGCTTGCCCTCCCGGTCTGCTATAATTATATCATTGAGTGTTTCTTGAACAACCCCGTCGAGGCTTCTGTGTCGCTGAACGCGTATCGGGTTTCGTTTGGCTTGATGTCTGTGTTTATTGTTACGCAGTGGCAGTCTTCTGTGGGAGTGGGGTGGATGTGGGGCATGGGGGCTTTCTTGAT is a window from the Aspergillus oryzae RIB40 DNA, chromosome 6 genome containing:
- a CDS encoding putative salicylate hydroxylase (predicted protein), with the translated sequence MGSVESSKDFTVTIVGGGIGGLVLAAGLLRRKVPVQIYEAASAFAEIGLGLSIGPAAHRAMPLIDPQIREIYDSLVTTHADSPGFEHFRQTWFEIVWASGDREGETLMNLKALPSGQTTLRRADFLDALVNLIPPEIVQFGKRLDSLEETAEGVSLRFDDGTTAVADVVVGCDGIKSKVKESMLPEESREKQPQYSGMYGYRAVLDMDEMVEAVGEQRARVSTMYVGNGAYGISYPIMRAKKVNFGLYILSEKWDCDTWVRPAKREEMRQDASNMGRYVNALIERMPDPSQWAIFEHPHISTYSRSKVAILGDAAHASTPHQGAGAGQAIEDAHVLAELLGDARVTKPEDVVAAFKAYDEVRRPRSQRVVTSSKENAYLLCLCLDGVGDDEEKLKDTWNQRLRWLWDLDIQEQAEEARKKMVEHMRA
- a CDS encoding uncharacterized protein (predicted protein); translated protein: MLWLTVVVLSLTSKKWRVFFWCFIAFNTITSVLDAAVIFPQCTPVELNWDKSVEGHCWSANAIDAIGITQGAIAASTDFALSILPIVFLWNIKLPKRVKVGICGIMALGFA
- a CDS encoding uncharacterized protein (synaptic vesicle transporter SVOP and related transporters (major facilitator superfamily)), translated to MSAMEQEDKHPSPDVRIATGSDQSSEYSKRNDNGIVLIPQPSDDPEDPLNWPMRKKIIIFASICLAGFAGQMSPNSNQLTFVYQIPAYHKTQTDLLNSVAAGLAGWVAGPFFIIPLVAVIGRSSVVLWSLVAIFACQIWAAEMTGANDYISFTISRLFCGTFGGIPAILGSGYIMDMFYLHQRGKAFAIFEVLIIFAVVGGGTLGGFIAEHKPWNYVFWWTLGPVGAAVLAVFFFVEDTTFPRDPSMPKRAPLPKGWFANRIATFLPGTKTQPSGKGREFYPQVRKAITPLQITFTPITLLTGTYIFIALGLPIMQASTLATYLERPEEAGGYGFSSLQMAFFTMTAWVGIISAQVYGFFFNDKTPLWLARRRGGTWHTEYRLANTILPSIILPIGLGIYGAGLEYHLHFMVLALGSFLIWFGALLALPVCYNYIIECFLNNPVEASVSLNAYRVSFGLMSVFIVTQWQSSVGVGWMWGMGAFLIVFVDLIMAGIILKGHLVRKWTATLGSSLDVTEDGANISAKKEGGV